TTCGAACCGACAAAGAATTGCTACGGTCGTCAACGGTAACGGTTCGTGTCCTATTCGACGATAAAACCGCTTGCCAGCTCCAAGACCTCCGAGCGAGAGCGCGGATCGTCGAACGCCTCGGGGAATCCGATCTCACCGTTGAGCTCCCGGAGGAACGAGGCGTGTCTGGCTTCGACGCTGTGGATGCTGAGCGCCGGCGGAACGAGTTCGAACGTATCGATGTACGGCGCAGCACCGGCGTACGCCGAGACGCCGATGTCCTCGAGCATGGCAGCGGTAGCGATGAACTCTGCCGGGTCCTGAACGGCCGTCCCGAAGTCGAATTCCGGACTCTGGGCCGGTTCGCCACCCAACGACTCCACGGTCTGGCCGAGGACTTCCGCGTGCGTTATCTCGTGGTCTCGAACGACGCGGAGTCGATTGACGACTTGATCCTGAATCGGACCCCTTCCCTCGAACTGTTGTTCGAGGGCCGATTCGTCGATATTACGGAGACCGCGGGTGTAGAACACCGCTTCCAAGTACTCAAGGGTGAGAGCGTAGTTGAGGATCTCGATGTCGTTCTCGAATTCGTCGGGGACTGCTTCGGGTGGTTGGTCTGCTGGCTCGTCCTGTGTCGTATCGTCGGCTCCAGCGTGATGGTCGTCTCCGGACGCCGCTGCGGTTCCGACAGCTCCCGTCGCCAGTACACCGGCGAGTCCACTAAGAACGGGTCGCCGAC
This genomic window from Haloterrigena salifodinae contains:
- a CDS encoding ferritin-like domain-containing protein; translation: MTNDNSNRFDLGRRPVLSGLAGVLATGAVGTAAASGDDHHAGADDTTQDEPADQPPEAVPDEFENDIEILNYALTLEYLEAVFYTRGLRNIDESALEQQFEGRGPIQDQVVNRLRVVRDHEITHAEVLGQTVESLGGEPAQSPEFDFGTAVQDPAEFIATAAMLEDIGVSAYAGAAPYIDTFELVPPALSIHSVEARHASFLRELNGEIGFPEAFDDPRSRSEVLELASGFIVE